The Streptomyces sp. TG1A-8 genome has a window encoding:
- a CDS encoding IS5 family transposase, translated as MTDAEWAAIGPLLPVPAWLQGRGGRPEGYCHRQLLDAIRYLVAGGISWRAMPADFPGWGRVYAFFRRWREHGLITEFHDRLRGKVREREGREAEPTAGIIDAQSVRAAATVPAASRGYDGGKKVPGRKRHIVTGTLGLLLVVCVTAANIGDRDAATGLLGRLRRLHRDITLVWADGGYTGSLVDWCRDKLALTLEIVKRTGDMTGFVVLPRRWVAERTFAWLMHSRRLARDYETLPASSEAMIRWSMVTRMSRRLARPRVAGRH; from the coding sequence ATGACGGACGCGGAGTGGGCGGCCATCGGGCCGTTGCTGCCGGTGCCGGCCTGGCTCCAGGGGCGGGGTGGACGGCCCGAGGGCTACTGTCACCGGCAGCTGCTGGACGCGATCCGTTACCTGGTCGCGGGCGGGATCTCCTGGCGGGCGATGCCCGCGGACTTCCCCGGCTGGGGCCGGGTTTACGCCTTCTTCCGCCGCTGGCGCGAGCACGGGCTGATCACAGAGTTCCACGACCGGCTGCGTGGGAAGGTCCGTGAGCGCGAAGGCCGTGAGGCCGAGCCCACGGCGGGAATCATCGACGCGCAGTCGGTGCGTGCCGCCGCGACGGTGCCGGCCGCCTCACGCGGCTACGACGGCGGGAAGAAGGTGCCGGGCCGCAAACGGCACATCGTGACCGGCACCCTCGGTCTGCTCTTGGTCGTCTGCGTCACCGCCGCGAACATCGGCGACCGGGACGCCGCCACGGGCCTGCTGGGGCGGCTGCGCCGCCTGCACCGCGACATCACCCTCGTCTGGGCCGACGGTGGCTACACCGGCTCCCTCGTCGACTGGTGCCGGGACAAGCTCGCTCTGACCTTGGAGATCGTCAAGCGCACCGGCGACATGACCGGGTTCGTGGTGCTGCCCAGGCGTTGGGTGGCAGAGCGCACGTTCGCGTGGCTGATGCATTCGCGTCGTCTGGCCCGGGACTACGAGACCCTGCCCGCCAGCAGCGAGGCGATGATCCGGTGGTCGATGGTCACGCGGATGAGCCGGCGCCTGGCACGGCCACGGGTCGCCGGCCGGCACTGA
- a CDS encoding AMP-binding protein, whose product MNTVTVGTNYTVSVLQRLSERGGRDAIVAGARRISGAEAVSTVLRFAAVLRGSGLAKGDGVALFVENSPEALLLQLAVHFGGYRMVFVPPEPGNSELEAFIQHADVKMLLFDPVFEERAGQIAGGIELPHVFSIGASSIAADFLAVASDSAGLSLREAADGCHIATLLYTGGTTGMPKLVVHRSGYYDNYVEVSSAFADGSSAAPAILICTLVTHTSGHAAFLVGVLSGHTIVLLRTFDAGTALSVMESERVTRMMVVTPMLYELLDHPDCLPGRFPALTTLHYGAAAASPARLRQAIERFGPVLDQAYGASETGLVTELTPQEHDLHRPESLTSCGRPLPGVEIELRDDDGKPVPVGHVGELYVRSRMVMEGYWNDPERTAEVLDDEGWFRSGDIAREDENGYLYLVDRARDIIVTGNTADNVYSRLLDDFLVAQPSIKEAATIGLPGDDDKETVHVVLVPRDPAEVPNLARLTREIVDAFGDLYTPASYSITESLPRTTVGKTDKKALRAAALASRA is encoded by the coding sequence ATGAACACAGTCACTGTCGGCACGAACTACACCGTCTCGGTCTTGCAACGGCTCTCGGAGAGAGGCGGTCGTGACGCGATCGTCGCGGGGGCGCGGCGGATCAGCGGCGCCGAGGCCGTCAGCACAGTCCTGCGCTTCGCTGCGGTGCTACGGGGCAGTGGCCTGGCCAAGGGGGATGGAGTGGCACTGTTCGTGGAGAATTCTCCCGAGGCGCTGCTGCTCCAGCTGGCCGTGCATTTCGGGGGCTATCGCATGGTCTTCGTGCCACCGGAGCCTGGCAACAGCGAACTCGAGGCGTTCATCCAGCACGCTGACGTCAAGATGCTCTTGTTCGACCCGGTCTTCGAGGAGCGGGCCGGACAGATTGCTGGAGGAATCGAGCTTCCGCATGTCTTCAGCATCGGCGCATCCTCGATTGCTGCCGACTTCTTGGCGGTAGCCTCCGACAGTGCTGGTCTCTCGCTCCGCGAAGCCGCCGATGGCTGTCACATCGCGACGCTTCTCTACACAGGTGGTACGACGGGAATGCCCAAGCTGGTCGTCCACCGCAGTGGCTACTATGACAACTACGTCGAGGTTTCGAGTGCGTTCGCCGACGGCTCGTCGGCCGCCCCCGCGATACTCATCTGCACGCTCGTGACGCACACCAGCGGACACGCTGCTTTCCTGGTAGGCGTCCTGAGCGGCCACACCATCGTGCTGCTGAGGACGTTCGATGCCGGCACCGCCCTGTCCGTGATGGAGAGCGAGCGCGTCACGAGGATGATGGTGGTGACGCCCATGCTGTACGAACTGCTTGACCATCCGGACTGCCTGCCTGGTCGCTTTCCTGCGTTGACGACCCTCCACTACGGCGCCGCAGCAGCATCCCCGGCACGTCTTAGGCAAGCAATCGAACGTTTCGGTCCGGTACTGGACCAAGCATACGGAGCATCCGAGACCGGACTCGTCACCGAGCTCACGCCACAAGAACACGATCTGCACCGCCCTGAGTCCTTGACCAGCTGCGGGCGCCCGTTGCCCGGAGTCGAAATAGAGCTGCGCGACGACGACGGCAAGCCGGTGCCGGTGGGGCACGTCGGCGAATTGTACGTGCGCAGCCGTATGGTCATGGAGGGCTACTGGAACGACCCGGAACGTACCGCCGAGGTACTCGACGACGAGGGTTGGTTTCGCAGCGGAGACATTGCGCGTGAGGATGAGAACGGCTATCTGTACCTGGTCGACCGGGCACGGGACATCATCGTGACGGGCAACACAGCCGACAACGTCTATTCCCGCCTTCTCGATGACTTCCTCGTCGCACAGCCCTCTATCAAGGAAGCCGCCACCATCGGCCTGCCCGGCGACGACGACAAGGAGACCGTGCACGTCGTCCTGGTCCCCAGAGACCCGGCCGAGGTTCCAAACCTTGCCCGGCTGACGCGTGAGATCGTCGACGCCTTCGGAGACCTCTACACGCCCGCTTCTTACTCGATCACCGAATCCCTCCCCAGGACCACTGTCGGTAAGACCGACAAAAAGGCCCTCCGCGCGGCCGCGCTGGCGTCCCGCGCGTAG